Proteins found in one uncultured Desulfuromonas sp. genomic segment:
- a CDS encoding transglutaminase-like cysteine peptidase, translated as MGWRNIRALILLGMLLATVGCSSVQASAPKTTATDRPPPAGVFETYEFRGTLTALKSWQRVLSHGAEEMDQFSSPQQDIGIRAAREWQQVVTQLTDAPLMEQLRTVNRFFNRWPYRLDREVWQKKDYWATPLEFLRHSGDCEDYAICKYFALRHLGVAPDRMRIVILHDTIRAITHAVLAVYTQDDILILDNLSDPVFSHHRYQHYLPQYSVNENTRWIHIKPRSMALPMRTDTGE; from the coding sequence TTGGGATGGAGGAACATACGTGCCCTGATCCTTTTGGGGATGTTGCTGGCCACGGTCGGCTGCTCCTCGGTACAGGCCTCGGCTCCGAAAACGACGGCCACGGACAGACCGCCACCGGCGGGGGTATTTGAAACCTACGAGTTTCGCGGCACACTGACCGCCCTGAAGAGCTGGCAACGTGTTTTGAGCCACGGTGCCGAGGAGATGGACCAGTTCAGCTCCCCGCAACAGGACATCGGCATCCGCGCCGCCCGCGAATGGCAGCAAGTGGTCACCCAACTGACCGATGCACCACTGATGGAGCAATTAAGAACAGTCAACCGTTTTTTTAACCGTTGGCCCTATCGTCTGGATCGCGAGGTCTGGCAAAAAAAGGACTACTGGGCGACCCCGCTGGAGTTCTTACGCCACTCCGGCGACTGTGAGGATTACGCCATCTGTAAATATTTTGCCCTGCGACACCTCGGTGTGGCCCCTGACCGGATGCGCATTGTCATTCTCCACGACACCATCCGGGCCATTACCCACGCAGTGTTGGCCGTTTATACACAGGACGACATCCTAATACTGGACAATCTTTCTGATCCGGTGTTTTCCCATCACCGCTATCAGCACTATCTGCCCCAGTATTCAGTCAATGAAAACACGCGTTGGATCCACATCAAACCACGCTCTATGGCCTTGCCAATGCGTACCGACACAGGAGAATAA